The DNA region AAAGGGCAAGCAATGGCGGATTTTGTGGCGGAGTTCTCAAATTTTCCCCGCAAAGAGGCAGTAGCACCATCAGGGAAGCCGTGGATATTGTTCATGACGGGTCATCCTACAACGGCGCTGAGTATGAAGCACTGATAGCAGGGTTGTCTGTGGCCGACCAAATCGGGGAAACCGAGATAGACGCCAGGTCGGATTCACAAGTGGTAGTAAATCAGGTTTTCGGCCTGTACGCTACTAAAGGCAAAAAGTTAAAGAAATATCTGGTCCGAGTTTGGAAAATACGCGACCACTTCTTATACTTCACTATAACTCAGATACCCAGAATGGACAATGAGGTCACAGACAGATTGGCACGAGTAGCATCTGGAGGGGAGGAAGTACCCTTACCATGGCCAATCGAGAGAAGGATCATCGAGGTCCTAGCTGTGGGTGTCGAGGTAGGAGTTATGGGGTCAAGCACCCCAGATTGGGTGAACAGTATAGTGGAGTACTTGGATGAAGGAAAATTACCTGAAACAAGAGAAGAGAcgaaaaagatgaagaaaagggCAGCAAGATTCCTACTCATCGATGGAATCCTTTACAAAAAAGGCTTCTCTATCCCTTTACTGCGATGCATATCTGCACAAGAAGCACAATATATCTTAATTGAGATACACGAAGGGATATGTGGAAATCATAGTGGGGGAAGAACCTTGGCTAGGAAAGCGGTCCAGGCAGGATATTATTGGCCTAATGCTTTAAGGGATGCACGAGAGTTCTCAAAGAGATGTACAAAATGCCAGACTTACGCAATCGTACCACACGCCCCTCCGGAGGAGTTAACATCAATAACAGCACCATGGCCTTTCGCCTAGTGGAGGGTAAATCTGATGGGACC from Carya illinoinensis cultivar Pawnee chromosome 6, C.illinoinensisPawnee_v1, whole genome shotgun sequence includes:
- the LOC122312620 gene encoding uncharacterized protein LOC122312620; the encoded protein is MDNEVTDRLARVASGGEEVPLPWPIERRIIEVLAVGVEVGVMGSSTPDWVNSIVEYLDEGKLPETREETKKMKKRAARFLLIDGILYKKGFSIPLLRCISAQEAQYILIEIHEGICGNHSGGRTLARKAVQAGYYWPNALRDAREFSKRCTKCQTYAIVPHAPPEELTSITAPWPFA